A segment of the Atribacterota bacterium genome:
TCGCCTGCTGACCCATGGCGCTGCACATAATGATACGAGCCTGCGGGTCTTTTTTACGGATCTCTTTCACGGCTGCAATCCCATCCATCTCCGGCATGGTAATATCCATAGTCACCAGGTCCGGCTTTGCCTCCTCATATTTTAAAATGGCCTCCTTGCCATTACTGGCCTCAGCCACCACCTCGTATCCATTTTTTACCAGG
Coding sequences within it:
- a CDS encoding response regulator, encoding MPGRIMIVDDAAFMRMMLKDILVKNGYEVVAEASNGKEAILKYEEAKPDLVTMDITMPEMDGIAAVKEIRKKDPQARIIMCSAMGQQAMVVDAIQAGARDFVVKPFKPDRVIEAIKKVLGN